Proteins encoded together in one Lysinibacillus sp. FSL K6-0232 window:
- a CDS encoding EamA family transporter has protein sequence MKILPYIIVLLAAILWGTTGTTQTFLQGDISPIAVACIRSAIGGGALLVVALSARMIHWQSWPWKWNILAAISIALFQGFFFSSIRYTGVAIGTVVTIGSAPVFAGMLEWLIWKVKPTKIWVISTTFAIVGCILLFAVGGDTTVNSFGILLALSGGCMFALYTNVSKRLTEKAATLPAVAMTFSLCAVLLVPFAWQGGFSWMGVPGNIWSMTYMGLVATSLAYVLFLGGLRAVSSSAAVTLSLAEPLTAALLGAFFLGEYLAWTSWLGIVLIFAGILVLTVGTRVTK, from the coding sequence GTGAAAATCTTACCATATATCATTGTATTACTAGCTGCAATTCTTTGGGGAACTACTGGTACAACGCAAACATTTTTACAAGGAGATATTTCGCCGATTGCCGTTGCCTGTATTCGTTCAGCGATTGGTGGAGGCGCATTGCTCGTCGTTGCATTATCCGCTCGCATGATACATTGGCAATCATGGCCATGGAAATGGAATATACTTGCAGCTATTTCCATTGCACTTTTTCAAGGCTTCTTTTTTTCATCCATACGTTACACTGGTGTCGCTATTGGTACTGTTGTTACAATTGGGAGTGCACCTGTATTTGCGGGTATGCTTGAATGGCTAATTTGGAAGGTAAAGCCGACAAAAATATGGGTAATTTCAACTACCTTTGCCATTGTTGGTTGTATTTTATTGTTTGCGGTTGGTGGTGACACAACAGTAAATAGCTTTGGTATTTTACTTGCTCTTAGCGGTGGCTGTATGTTTGCATTGTACACAAATGTGAGCAAGCGTTTAACAGAAAAAGCAGCAACATTGCCTGCAGTAGCCATGACATTTTCATTATGTGCAGTATTGCTGGTCCCATTTGCATGGCAAGGTGGATTTAGCTGGATGGGAGTCCCGGGCAATATTTGGTCAATGACGTATATGGGCTTAGTGGCAACAAGCTTAGCATATGTGTTATTTTTAGGGGGATTGCGAGCTGTTTCATCCTCAGCAGCTGTAACGCTTAGCTTAGCAGAACCTTTAACAGCCGCATTACTGGGTGCATTTTTCCTTGGAGAATATTTAGCATGGACATCGTGGCTAGGTATTGTCCTGATTTTTGCAGGAATTTTAGTATTAACAGTAGGAACTCGTGTGACCAAATAA
- a CDS encoding helix-turn-helix domain-containing protein, whose amino-acid sequence MDRDIGILIKSLRKSKKMTLKEVSEKTDLSISFLSQVERSLCSITLQSLRKISEALGVSPSYFFPDTIEMDKNMIRRGGAKQAEHSSSFIYSDLSGNVTNPLFVPILVTLLPGDKKETPFSHEGQEFIYVLEGMLTVILNDTEYDLSPGDSIHMESNVPHNWFNKTKHPTQFIFVSSTPLIV is encoded by the coding sequence ATGGATCGTGATATAGGAATATTAATTAAAAGTCTTCGCAAGTCAAAAAAAATGACATTAAAGGAAGTTTCTGAAAAAACAGATTTATCAATAAGCTTTTTATCTCAAGTAGAACGCTCTCTTTGCTCCATTACATTACAATCTCTACGCAAAATATCTGAAGCACTTGGTGTTAGCCCTAGCTATTTTTTCCCTGATACAATAGAAATGGATAAAAATATGATAAGACGTGGTGGTGCTAAGCAAGCCGAGCATTCGTCATCATTTATTTATTCAGACCTTTCAGGAAATGTTACTAATCCTCTCTTTGTGCCTATTTTAGTAACTTTGCTACCAGGAGATAAAAAAGAAACTCCTTTTTCTCATGAGGGACAGGAATTTATTTATGTGCTGGAAGGTATGTTGACCGTTATTTTGAATGATACCGAGTATGATTTATCGCCAGGAGATAGCATTCATATGGAATCGAATGTGCCTCACAACTGGTTTAATAAAACTAAACATCCAACACAATTTATTTTTGTATCATCTACCCCTCTTATCGTTTAA